In Desulfomonile tiedjei, the following proteins share a genomic window:
- a CDS encoding xanthine dehydrogenase family protein molybdopterin-binding subunit, with protein sequence MGDLFVGKSFPRADKDKVTGRAAFIGDIALPRMLYGKILYSTRPHARIKSIDTSAAERLHGVRAVLTGFNTPDVRVGFLGDQTALKRDKVRQFRDEVAAVAAIDEEIAEEALSLIKVEYEDLPAVFDPIEAMQKDAPLIHELDARGKPRRNNILPLPWKLAFGDVDKARDASHVVVKDTFRTQWVHQTCMGASGGIAEFDVDDNLVFRSVTNVPFGGKDRLDMFLNSMGIKGRTRILTPYVGGSFGSKLDTDVYEFILVLLAWKTRCPVKIIFTRQEEFTASPPRQPVIGTVEQGCDKDGRLTFRKVDMILDNGAYTSWGATTPSVMMIPISSLYRVANVQFQATCVYTNNIYAQAMRGYGNPQATYVVEQSMDQLAEAAKIDPLEFRRINANVPYETSPMGLKITTCPMKECLDEVETKLGWQSKQGKRTGRGVGVASFLHVGGGARVYLSDAQGIILKVDDDAKVTVITGGTDQGQGSETIIRQMVAEATGLRPEDVSIFQGDTEICPWDVGTHASRHAFIAGHAILMAAAQVKAKVVDMASRWMPFLIQQDLKKKARTQPDFVSPEIDYSLVSDPANLDVRNGEVFCKSDPENPHFRLKASRILRKAHMVGTGKGEMVIGEAFYDPPNEMLDREGKGNISCCYTFGAHGVEVEVDKETGQVAILNYVAAHDVGRAINPMLVKGQVYGATVMGAGYALTEEMQVNHGRVMNANLLDYKILTAKDTIPIDAILVEPFEPSGPFGAKGIGEPACVPTAPAIANAVYDAIGIRIKDLPITPEKILAALKKAGNS encoded by the coding sequence ATGGGAGATCTCTTTGTTGGGAAGTCATTCCCCCGTGCGGACAAGGACAAAGTCACGGGCCGCGCCGCGTTCATAGGGGATATCGCTCTTCCCAGGATGCTTTACGGGAAAATCCTCTACAGCACCCGCCCCCATGCCAGGATCAAAAGCATAGACACGTCGGCAGCGGAGAGGTTGCACGGTGTGAGGGCAGTCCTGACAGGGTTCAACACTCCCGATGTGCGCGTGGGATTTCTCGGCGATCAGACCGCCTTGAAGAGAGACAAAGTGCGGCAGTTCAGGGATGAGGTCGCTGCTGTAGCCGCTATAGATGAGGAAATCGCAGAGGAAGCCTTAAGCCTGATCAAAGTAGAGTACGAAGATCTCCCGGCGGTATTTGACCCGATCGAGGCGATGCAAAAAGATGCCCCCCTAATTCACGAACTCGACGCGCGAGGAAAACCCAGACGCAACAACATATTACCGCTGCCGTGGAAACTCGCGTTCGGTGACGTTGACAAGGCGCGGGACGCATCCCACGTAGTTGTAAAAGATACCTTTAGGACCCAATGGGTCCACCAGACCTGTATGGGAGCCAGCGGCGGCATTGCCGAGTTCGATGTGGACGACAATTTGGTCTTCCGAAGCGTCACCAACGTCCCGTTCGGCGGCAAGGACCGTCTTGACATGTTCCTGAACAGCATGGGGATCAAGGGGCGGACCCGCATCTTGACCCCTTATGTCGGCGGTAGTTTCGGGAGCAAGTTGGACACTGACGTGTACGAATTTATTCTGGTCCTGCTTGCCTGGAAGACCAGATGCCCGGTGAAGATAATATTCACCAGACAGGAGGAATTTACCGCCAGTCCTCCGCGGCAGCCTGTTATCGGCACTGTTGAGCAAGGGTGTGACAAAGACGGGCGCCTCACGTTCCGGAAAGTGGACATGATCCTGGACAATGGAGCATACACTTCATGGGGAGCCACCACGCCTTCGGTAATGATGATCCCGATCTCGTCGTTATACCGCGTTGCAAACGTTCAGTTTCAGGCTACCTGCGTGTACACCAACAACATCTACGCACAGGCCATGAGAGGATATGGCAACCCGCAGGCGACGTACGTGGTGGAGCAATCCATGGATCAACTGGCCGAGGCTGCCAAGATAGATCCATTGGAGTTCAGGCGGATAAACGCGAATGTTCCTTATGAAACTTCGCCCATGGGCCTGAAAATTACCACCTGCCCCATGAAGGAATGCCTCGACGAAGTCGAAACAAAACTGGGATGGCAGAGTAAACAGGGCAAGAGAACGGGCCGCGGGGTCGGGGTGGCTTCGTTCCTACACGTGGGTGGCGGAGCGAGAGTTTACTTGTCCGATGCGCAGGGCATCATACTGAAAGTGGACGATGACGCAAAAGTCACTGTGATAACCGGTGGCACGGACCAGGGCCAGGGGTCTGAAACGATTATACGGCAAATGGTTGCAGAGGCTACCGGGTTGCGGCCGGAAGATGTCTCGATCTTTCAAGGCGACACTGAGATTTGTCCGTGGGATGTGGGCACGCACGCGAGCCGGCACGCGTTTATCGCCGGCCATGCCATACTCATGGCTGCGGCCCAGGTGAAGGCCAAGGTCGTGGATATGGCCTCCAGATGGATGCCTTTTCTAATTCAGCAGGACCTGAAGAAAAAGGCTAGGACCCAGCCGGATTTTGTTTCCCCGGAGATTGATTACAGCCTCGTTTCGGACCCTGCCAATCTTGATGTGAGAAATGGAGAGGTTTTCTGCAAGAGCGATCCCGAGAACCCGCATTTCCGCTTGAAAGCCTCACGGATTTTACGCAAGGCTCACATGGTCGGCACCGGCAAGGGTGAAATGGTCATCGGCGAGGCATTTTACGATCCTCCGAACGAGATGTTGGACAGGGAAGGGAAGGGGAACATCTCGTGCTGCTACACCTTTGGGGCGCATGGTGTGGAAGTTGAAGTGGACAAGGAAACGGGCCAGGTTGCAATACTGAATTACGTGGCAGCCCATGATGTAGGGCGAGCGATTAATCCCATGCTCGTGAAAGGGCAAGTTTACGGAGCCACTGTGATGGGCGCGGGATATGCCCTGACTGAGGAGATGCAGGTGAATCACGGGCGGGTCATGAATGCCAACCTGCTTGACTACAAGATCCTCACGGCAAAGGACACGATCCCCATCGATGCGATCCTTGTGGAACCTTTCGAGCCTTCCGGGCCTTTCGGCGCCAAGGGCATCGGCGAGCCGGCTTGCGTCCCGACCGCGCCTGCAATCGCAAACGCGGTTTACGACGCCATAGGCATCAGAATAAAGGACCTGCCCATCACGCCGGAAAAGATACTTGCAGCCTTAAAGAAGGCCGGAAACAGCTAG
- a CDS encoding acyl-CoA dehydrogenase family protein, whose protein sequence is MFALSDEQKMILDTVRRIAEKEIKPRAAELDETGGFPDHALNVFAENGLLNPLLPSQYGGVETSFLTFSMILEQISRVCASTALMLIAQADGMLPILHSAGQDLKERYLTRLGGDSRALTALAATEPAAGSDLLSMRTRAVAKGDRFVVNGQKCFITNGSVADFFVLYAFTDPGKQAKGISAFVVEKVFPGLVYGKNENKMGMRGSINSELFFEDMEIPRENLIGKEGDGFPSLMRTLAMSRLFCASQAVGLAQGALDEAVQYAGERIQFGKPIAALSPIQFMVADMAAGVESSRLLTYKAALMFDRNAHKEAGLIAAMAKFTASDTAMKVTTDAVQILGGYGYMKDYPVERMMRDAKLTQIYTGTNQIMRLVAGRSILGK, encoded by the coding sequence TTGTTCGCATTGAGTGATGAACAGAAGATGATCTTAGATACGGTTCGGAGAATCGCGGAAAAGGAGATCAAGCCCCGCGCCGCGGAACTGGACGAGACCGGCGGATTTCCCGACCATGCTTTGAATGTGTTCGCTGAAAACGGGCTCCTCAATCCGCTACTCCCTTCACAATACGGCGGGGTGGAGACTTCTTTTTTGACTTTTTCCATGATTCTTGAACAGATCTCCCGCGTGTGCGCATCCACCGCATTGATGCTGATAGCTCAAGCTGACGGCATGTTGCCCATTCTCCATTCGGCCGGCCAAGACCTGAAGGAAAGATATCTGACCCGGCTGGGCGGCGATTCCAGGGCCTTGACCGCTCTTGCAGCTACGGAACCGGCAGCCGGCTCGGATCTACTCTCAATGAGGACAAGAGCTGTGGCAAAGGGAGACCGCTTCGTGGTCAACGGTCAGAAGTGCTTCATAACCAACGGCTCTGTGGCGGACTTCTTCGTGCTTTACGCGTTTACCGATCCGGGCAAGCAGGCGAAAGGGATCAGCGCGTTTGTTGTGGAGAAGGTTTTCCCCGGCCTGGTATACGGCAAGAATGAGAACAAGATGGGCATGCGTGGCTCGATCAACTCCGAGTTGTTTTTTGAGGATATGGAGATACCGAGGGAAAATCTCATCGGTAAGGAGGGCGATGGGTTTCCCAGTCTCATGCGGACGCTGGCCATGAGCAGGCTCTTCTGCGCATCTCAGGCGGTCGGCTTGGCGCAAGGAGCACTGGACGAAGCAGTTCAATACGCAGGAGAGAGGATTCAGTTCGGCAAGCCTATAGCAGCCCTTTCGCCCATTCAATTCATGGTCGCGGACATGGCCGCGGGAGTGGAATCCTCCCGGCTTCTCACTTACAAAGCGGCCTTAATGTTCGACCGGAATGCCCATAAGGAAGCCGGGCTTATAGCCGCTATGGCCAAGTTCACCGCGTCCGACACGGCCATGAAGGTTACCACGGATGCGGTGCAGATACTCGGCGGGTACGGTTACATGAAAGACTATCCGGTTGAACGCATGATGCGCGATGCCAAACTCACACAAATCTACACCGGTACCAATCAAATTATGAGGCTCGTGGCCGGCAGGTCCATCCTGGGCAAGTGA
- a CDS encoding (2Fe-2S)-binding protein, whose translation MKRTVRFIVNGHSVEVDVYPHWNLLRVLRDELELTGAKQGCGEGECGACTVLVNGAPVNSCIYPVLEAEGKEVLTIEGLMTERGELHPIQQAFLDKAGVQCGFCTPGMIMSAKALLDANPKPTEDEIRHAIAGNMCRCTGYVQIVESVMQAAEVMSKRSG comes from the coding sequence ATGAAGCGGACCGTGAGGTTCATCGTCAACGGGCATTCGGTAGAAGTGGATGTTTATCCCCATTGGAACTTGCTGCGGGTCCTGCGGGACGAACTGGAATTGACCGGAGCTAAACAGGGTTGCGGCGAAGGCGAATGCGGCGCCTGTACGGTGTTGGTAAACGGCGCGCCTGTAAACAGTTGCATTTATCCCGTATTGGAGGCCGAAGGCAAAGAAGTGCTGACCATTGAAGGTTTGATGACAGAGCGCGGCGAGCTGCATCCGATCCAGCAGGCCTTTCTTGACAAAGCAGGGGTTCAGTGCGGGTTTTGCACGCCGGGCATGATCATGTCGGCGAAAGCCCTGTTGGATGCGAATCCTAAACCCACGGAGGACGAAATCCGGCACGCGATTGCCGGCAACATGTGCCGGTGCACAGGATACGTTCAGATCGTGGAATCGGTGATGCAGGCCGCGGAGGTCATGTCCAAGCGCTCGGGATGA
- a CDS encoding acyl-CoA dehydrogenase family protein — translation MLETTEELRIFRETVSRAAREKIAPLAAAIDETGAFNREVESLCWDLGLLTLALPPEFGGLERDRGTALCIAVEEIAKCCAASALLLIIQAVGSFPIVHGASQEIRNEILRGIADDRLLVAYLVTEPHAGSDVASIRTSAKREGGDYIISGTKCFATNGGVASLYSVLARTSVGGGHDGLSFFLVERDRPGLSVGRTENKLGQRGSNTTEVILDDVRVPARNLLGEEGRGFMLAMKDFDMSRPAVAAQALGIAQGAFEAMVRYASERAAFGKPIAGHQLIQAILADSAMLIEAARGLVYCAAALHDNGQNNTKLASMAKCFASDAAMKVTTDAIQVLGGYGYMKDFHVERMFRDAKLTQIFEGTNQIQRLVIAREIMKEAGHPLP, via the coding sequence ATGCTTGAAACAACAGAAGAACTGAGAATATTTAGGGAAACTGTGAGTCGGGCCGCAAGGGAGAAGATCGCGCCCCTTGCAGCCGCGATAGATGAAACAGGCGCTTTCAACCGGGAGGTGGAGTCCCTCTGCTGGGATCTGGGCCTTCTGACTCTGGCGCTTCCACCTGAATTCGGAGGACTGGAAAGAGACCGCGGGACAGCGCTGTGCATTGCGGTGGAAGAGATCGCCAAATGCTGCGCAGCATCGGCTCTGTTGTTGATCATACAGGCCGTTGGCTCGTTTCCCATTGTGCATGGAGCGTCTCAAGAGATTAGAAACGAGATTCTTCGCGGGATCGCCGACGACCGGTTGCTCGTGGCCTATCTTGTTACAGAACCGCATGCCGGTTCTGATGTGGCTTCGATCAGGACCAGCGCGAAACGGGAGGGGGGCGATTACATCATCTCTGGCACCAAGTGCTTTGCCACCAACGGAGGTGTAGCCTCGCTCTACTCGGTGTTGGCAAGGACCTCGGTGGGAGGCGGACACGACGGCCTTTCGTTCTTTCTTGTGGAACGAGATCGGCCAGGTCTTTCCGTGGGGCGAACGGAAAACAAACTCGGACAACGCGGCTCGAATACTACCGAAGTCATCCTGGATGATGTGAGGGTCCCGGCTCGAAACCTTCTGGGTGAGGAAGGACGAGGCTTTATGCTCGCGATGAAGGATTTCGACATGTCACGGCCGGCCGTGGCCGCTCAAGCCCTGGGTATAGCTCAAGGAGCCTTTGAAGCCATGGTACGGTACGCATCGGAACGCGCGGCCTTTGGAAAACCAATTGCCGGACATCAGCTCATCCAGGCGATTCTTGCAGACAGCGCCATGCTGATTGAAGCGGCGCGCGGGCTCGTATACTGCGCTGCCGCTCTCCACGACAACGGTCAAAATAATACCAAGTTGGCTTCTATGGCAAAATGCTTTGCCTCGGACGCGGCCATGAAGGTCACCACGGACGCGATCCAAGTGCTGGGCGGGTACGGTTATATGAAGGACTTCCACGTGGAACGAATGTTCAGGGACGCGAAGCTGACGCAGATCTTCGAGGGCACTAATCAGATTCAACGACTCGTGATTGCACGAGAAATAATGAAAGAGGCAGGCCACCCTTTGCCTTAG
- a CDS encoding aminotransferase class V-fold PLP-dependent enzyme: protein MDNAATSFPKPPGVVEAMVHFMTNVGANPGRSRHEQSLEASQIIEGARGKLAALFNIPDPDRIAFTLNATESLNTVIYGALNPGDHVIITQMEHNSVVRPVRHLERTGVVAVSVAPCDKMGMLDVDALARMIRPNTALVAVNHASNVCGSIQDVVAVRQAAGEIPVLLDAAQTAGVIPIDVQAMGIDYLAFTGHKGLFGPQGTGGLYVREGLKIRPLKRGGTGSVSEQDEQPDFFPDALESGTRNNVGIAGLGAGVDFVLTTGVEKIRLHEMQLMEAFIEGLIDVPGLVFYGPLKPEQQVPVLSMTFDQALPDGLRVSFGGCGGRSIPATFESLHPQEAGTILQDRYEISVRVGLHCAPLAHQALGTFPDGTVRFSLGYFNTLDEIQIAVDAVKRIAEKSEFVDLD, encoded by the coding sequence ATGGACAATGCAGCCACCTCTTTCCCCAAGCCTCCAGGGGTAGTAGAGGCGATGGTGCATTTCATGACCAATGTGGGCGCCAATCCTGGAAGGTCTCGGCACGAGCAATCCTTGGAAGCCTCCCAAATTATTGAAGGCGCGCGCGGGAAGTTGGCCGCGCTTTTCAACATTCCCGATCCGGATCGTATTGCCTTCACCTTGAATGCCACCGAATCCCTCAATACGGTGATATATGGGGCTCTGAACCCGGGCGATCACGTCATCATAACCCAGATGGAGCATAATTCGGTGGTGCGACCGGTTCGACACCTGGAAAGGACTGGAGTCGTCGCGGTTTCTGTGGCCCCTTGCGACAAGATGGGGATGTTGGATGTTGATGCCCTCGCGCGAATGATACGGCCGAATACCGCCTTGGTCGCTGTAAACCACGCGTCCAACGTATGCGGGTCTATTCAGGACGTGGTCGCAGTACGGCAGGCCGCCGGTGAAATACCTGTGCTGCTGGACGCGGCCCAGACAGCCGGGGTGATACCAATCGACGTGCAGGCCATGGGTATAGACTATCTGGCCTTTACCGGGCACAAGGGCCTTTTCGGCCCGCAGGGAACCGGCGGCCTGTATGTTCGGGAGGGGCTAAAGATTCGCCCCCTAAAGCGAGGCGGCACGGGCAGCGTGTCCGAGCAGGACGAGCAGCCGGATTTCTTCCCTGATGCGCTGGAAAGCGGCACAAGGAACAACGTCGGCATAGCTGGTCTGGGCGCGGGGGTTGATTTCGTACTCACCACAGGGGTGGAGAAAATCAGACTCCACGAAATGCAACTCATGGAGGCCTTTATAGAAGGGCTCATAGATGTGCCGGGGCTTGTTTTTTACGGGCCGCTCAAGCCCGAGCAGCAAGTCCCTGTGCTGTCTATGACCTTTGACCAGGCTCTGCCCGATGGCTTGCGGGTCTCCTTCGGGGGATGCGGCGGACGATCCATTCCCGCTACCTTCGAAAGCCTTCACCCGCAGGAAGCCGGCACCATATTGCAGGACCGATACGAGATCTCTGTCCGAGTGGGTTTGCATTGCGCGCCGCTTGCTCACCAGGCGCTAGGCACATTCCCGGACGGCACGGTTCGATTTAGTCTGGGGTATTTCAACACCCTGGACGAGATTCAAATAGCCGTGGACGCGGTGAAACGCATCGCGGAGAAATCTGAATTCGTCGATCTCGATTAA